One Peribacillus simplex NBRC 15720 = DSM 1321 genomic region harbors:
- a CDS encoding Lrp/AsnC family transcriptional regulator, translating into MAEDFKIPSLKVDEIDKKIISVLHEDARISYTDLAKKVELSRVAVQMRINHLVENGVIERFTAVINPAKVGIHVSAFFNVEVEPKYLESVAQQLESEPAVTSLYHMTGPSKLHMHGIFTDNQEMERFLNEKLYAVVGVVSVDCQILIKRYKSRMGMKL; encoded by the coding sequence ATGGCAGAGGACTTTAAGATTCCCAGCTTGAAAGTTGATGAGATCGATAAGAAAATCATATCGGTTTTACATGAAGATGCGCGAATTTCATATACCGACTTAGCGAAGAAAGTGGAGCTCTCCAGGGTTGCGGTTCAAATGAGAATTAATCATCTTGTTGAAAACGGTGTGATCGAGAGGTTTACCGCAGTTATAAATCCAGCAAAGGTCGGCATCCATGTTTCGGCTTTCTTTAACGTTGAGGTTGAGCCTAAATATCTGGAATCGGTAGCGCAGCAATTAGAAAGTGAACCGGCAGTAACGAGCTTATACCATATGACCGGTCCGAGTAAACTCCATATGCACGGAATCTTTACTGATAATCAGGAGATGGAACGCTTTCTCAATGAGAAGCTGTATGCGGTCGTCGGTGTTGTCAGCGTTGATTGCCAAATTCTAATTAAACGTTATAAAAGCCGGATGGGCATGAAGCTTTAA